A genome region from Trichocoleus sp. includes the following:
- a CDS encoding PAS domain S-box protein, whose product MKRSIKRRIVGGFVIALMLFISGGIASYSSIRQLVESRQWVIHTYQVLEALDQLSSGLLQAETGRGRYIITKDPKHLAGYEAAVQKMQRGMAQFGQLTVDNAKQQQRLSQLRLLVADRLDLLQQSINLLQQQSTLEAQTTLTNQGLQSSQRVQALVDAMELEEQALLKQRSAAVEASVQQTMALVSLVFVTGLALLIWVYFLLQKQLRVNQVLTAQAIQLEQEAARSRLTTILEKVTDAFVSIDRNWHYVYVNQRAAQFFNRRAEDLIGKHIWTEFPEGIGQPFYLAYHQAMAEQKSIQLEEHYAPWERWFENRIYPSEEGLSIFFQDITARKQAEIALVESEERYRSLVTATSQLVWVSNATGSEITTLSDWQAFTGQTAAQVTEWGWLNTIHPDDQARVRQCFQEAVQQKKLYETEYQIKVADGTYRHVAVRGVPILEDDGSIREWIGICIDISERKWAEGALRQSQEQLQAILDNAPAVVYLKDLEGRLLLVNRSYEQLTELDRAQVLGKTDAELFPPDLAAVYRANDRAVLEQKMAIQSEETAPSSKGIFTYLSLKFPLLDADGVPYALCGISTDITDRKQAEAALQQAKADLDIKVQERTVELQKLNVELQRSNQELEQFAYVASHDLQEPLRAITGYTQLLMQDYHDRLDETAQEYAGYVIDGAKRMQQLIEDLLTYSRVGTKDLVPTMVDCNTLIEQVLRNLQISIAESHATVAYKDLPSLVADKSQLVQLFQNLISNAIKFQRHSSPHVEITAELKETEWQFRVQDNGIGIQPRFLDRIFEIFKRLHTRREFPGTGIGLAICKRIVDRHGGRIWAESEPGTGTTFYFTLPYEQFTLPTD is encoded by the coding sequence GTGAAACGATCAATCAAGCGAAGAATTGTGGGTGGGTTTGTGATTGCGCTGATGCTGTTTATTAGCGGCGGCATTGCCTCCTACAGCAGTATTCGTCAATTGGTGGAGAGCAGACAATGGGTTATCCATACTTATCAGGTGTTGGAAGCGCTCGATCAACTCTCATCTGGTTTGCTGCAAGCGGAAACTGGACGAGGTAGATACATCATTACTAAAGACCCAAAACATTTAGCGGGATATGAGGCAGCTGTCCAAAAAATGCAGCGAGGCATGGCTCAATTTGGGCAACTTACCGTTGATAATGCCAAACAACAGCAGCGGCTGAGCCAGCTTAGACTTCTGGTTGCCGATCGCTTAGACCTCCTGCAACAATCCATCAATCTGTTGCAACAGCAATCAACACTCGAAGCTCAAACTACGCTGACGAATCAAGGGCTTCAGTCTAGCCAGCGGGTTCAGGCATTGGTGGATGCGATGGAGCTTGAAGAACAAGCCCTGCTGAAGCAGCGATCGGCAGCCGTAGAAGCCAGCGTGCAACAGACAATGGCATTAGTTAGTCTTGTCTTTGTCACAGGTCTCGCCTTGCTGATATGGGTCTATTTTTTGCTGCAAAAACAGCTGCGGGTAAACCAGGTTCTTACTGCCCAAGCAATTCAACTGGAGCAAGAAGCCGCCCGGAGCCGCCTGACCACTATTCTCGAAAAAGTGACAGATGCCTTTGTCTCGATCGATCGCAACTGGCACTATGTTTATGTCAATCAACGCGCAGCCCAATTCTTCAATCGTCGTGCGGAAGATCTGATTGGGAAGCACATTTGGACAGAGTTTCCGGAAGGGATTGGGCAACCATTTTACCTCGCCTACCATCAGGCAATGGCAGAGCAGAAATCTATTCAGCTAGAAGAACACTATGCTCCCTGGGAGCGGTGGTTTGAGAACCGAATCTATCCCTCTGAAGAAGGCTTATCGATCTTTTTTCAAGATATTACTGCCCGCAAACAAGCTGAAATCGCGCTGGTGGAAAGCGAGGAGCGGTATCGGTCTTTGGTGACTGCCACTTCACAACTGGTTTGGGTCAGCAATGCAACTGGTTCAGAAATTACGACGCTTTCAGACTGGCAAGCTTTCACCGGACAAACTGCTGCCCAAGTGACGGAGTGGGGCTGGCTAAACACAATTCATCCTGATGATCAAGCGCGAGTGCGGCAATGCTTTCAAGAGGCAGTTCAACAAAAAAAACTTTATGAAACGGAGTATCAGATCAAGGTTGCTGATGGGACCTACCGCCACGTGGCAGTGCGAGGTGTGCCGATTTTAGAAGACGATGGCAGCATTCGAGAATGGATCGGCATCTGTATTGATATTTCCGAGCGAAAATGGGCAGAGGGAGCTCTGCGTCAAAGTCAGGAGCAGCTTCAGGCAATTTTGGATAATGCGCCAGCCGTAGTTTATCTCAAAGATCTGGAAGGACGCCTTTTGCTGGTAAACCGCAGCTATGAGCAACTTACCGAACTCGATCGCGCTCAGGTTCTTGGCAAAACCGATGCTGAACTTTTTCCGCCCGATCTAGCTGCCGTGTATCGAGCGAATGATCGAGCGGTTTTGGAACAGAAAATGGCAATTCAGTCTGAAGAAACGGCTCCTTCTTCCAAGGGGATTTTTACTTACCTGTCTCTGAAGTTTCCGCTGCTCGATGCAGATGGGGTTCCTTATGCTCTTTGTGGCATTTCAACTGATATCACCGATCGGAAGCAGGCAGAGGCAGCACTTCAGCAAGCAAAAGCCGATTTGGACATCAAGGTACAGGAGCGAACCGTAGAACTACAAAAGCTTAATGTGGAACTACAACGTTCAAACCAAGAGCTTGAACAGTTTGCCTATGTTGCTTCGCATGATTTGCAGGAGCCACTCCGGGCAATCACGGGCTATACACAATTGCTCATGCAGGACTATCACGATCGCCTGGATGAAACGGCTCAAGAGTATGCCGGTTATGTGATCGATGGGGCAAAGCGGATGCAGCAACTCATTGAAGATCTGCTGACCTACTCGCGGGTGGGAACAAAAGATTTAGTGCCAACGATGGTGGACTGTAATACTTTGATCGAGCAGGTTTTGCGAAATTTGCAGATCTCCATTGCAGAAAGCCACGCCACAGTTGCTTACAAGGATCTGCCCAGCCTCGTTGCAGACAAATCTCAATTGGTACAGCTATTTCAGAATTTAATCAGCAACGCAATTAAGTTTCAGCGACACAGTTCCCCCCATGTAGAAATTACGGCAGAATTGAAAGAAACTGAATGGCAATTTCGGGTGCAAGATAATGGTATTGGGATTCAGCCTCGATTTCTCGATCGCATCTTTGAAATCTTTAAGCGCTTGCACACAAGGCGAGAGTTTCCGGGGACAGGGATTGGGTTAGCCATCTGTAAGCGTATTGTCGATCGACATGGCGGACGGATCTGGGCAGAATCGGAGCCAGGAACCGGAACCACCTTTTACTTCACATTGCCCTATGAACAGTTCACTCTCCCAACCGATTGA
- a CDS encoding 5-formyltetrahydrofolate cyclo-ligase, producing the protein MNSDVNPVGSDTAASAQPSNPKADLRRSLLKARSALPPTVWREKSDRLCANLQSWSGFQQSRTILAYMSFRQEPDLSLLFSTPHRWGLPRCVGKSLSWHLWTPAFPLQPGAYGILEPALDAPLLHPQEVDLILVPSVACDVRGYRLGYGGGFYDRLLSSPAWARKPTIGITFEFARLPRLPIDPWDRPLKGLCTEAGLFLSQELEQP; encoded by the coding sequence ATGAATTCTGACGTCAATCCTGTTGGTTCTGACACTGCTGCCTCGGCTCAACCCAGCAATCCTAAAGCCGATCTGCGTCGATCTCTTCTCAAAGCCAGATCGGCATTACCACCAACTGTTTGGCGCGAGAAAAGCGATCGTCTTTGTGCCAATTTGCAAAGCTGGTCAGGGTTTCAGCAGTCAAGAACGATCCTGGCATATATGAGCTTTCGTCAGGAACCCGACTTGAGCCTGCTGTTTTCCACACCTCATCGCTGGGGGTTGCCCCGGTGTGTAGGCAAATCGCTTTCCTGGCATCTTTGGACTCCGGCTTTTCCCCTCCAACCAGGAGCTTATGGCATTCTGGAACCTGCTCTTGATGCGCCGCTGCTTCATCCCCAAGAGGTTGATCTCATTCTTGTCCCTTCAGTCGCCTGTGATGTGCGGGGCTATCGTCTAGGCTACGGTGGCGGCTTTTACGATCGCCTGCTCAGTTCTCCTGCCTGGGCAAGGAAACCTACGATCGGTATTACCTTTGAGTTTGCGCGTCTCCCTCGTTTACCGATCGACCCCTGGGATCGACCCCTAAAAGGGCTTTGTACAGAAGCGGGCTTATTCCTCTCTCAGGAACTCGAGCAGCCCTAA